The sequence GAATTTACTATACACGTTTGGGCAGGTTTAGAAGGCATTTTGTATGTAACTTTGTTTTGTAAATTCTTGTGTTCCTATACTTGATTTTGATGAATGTTGTGTGTTGATTGACAACTTGATTAATTGATGATTGTGTCTTGAGTTGACCAAGTTGCTTATGATATTGTATGTTTGAATGATGACACGACTTTAATGAATAcatgaatgatgatgccattttgaCTAGTCGTGGTCATTGATTTTGTGAACCTGAGCATCATGCATTTGTAGCATAATTGTAGGAAAAAATTCCAGTGATGTTGTAGGACCATTAGTCCAGTGACGGCCCTTAATCCCATTGTGCAGATTGAGTGCAATTTGTTGATGTTCTCCGGTTCCAAACAGGAatcgatcctatggtggggatctttggaaaACGATGACTGAGTCACCAGTGAAGTattagtaccacatgcatgagtctattTTCTTTTCATCGCATTATTGTGATATTGTGTGAATTATTGATGCTTGATTATTTGTGATGTGATTGATGATTTAAAGTAATGATGTGGTGATTAGGTGATGATGTGCAGGTGTGAGTAAGTATGAATACATGATTAGGTAATAATTTTAGGTAGTATAAAACAATCCATCAATTGATCAAAGATTAACATGtactataaattaaattaaaagatcCATTGTAAGAGTTATGTACAGTTATATAATTACAATTGTACAAATATCCCAAGATTATTCCCTCTCTTTCACTGATCTTCACCCCAACCTATCCAccccataaaaaaaaaatcaaaagattgaAAAAAGTTCGATATAAGCTACaaaattttttcatttttctttttctcttttctctaaaTATATTTCCCTCCAACTTTCATCTCATTTTAACTTAAACTTCTTGAGAATTATCAAGAGGAAAACACGTATCCTCTCCACCAGTATTCCATAGAAAATGAGCATAATTTGCAGCATAGTAAGTGTTACTAGGTTCAGCTGAAATAGCCTCCAAATATGTCTCCTCAGCAGCCCACAAATCGTTTTTCACTTTCCATAAAAACATTGCGTATTTGTTAAACGACTCAGCATCCGGTGGCTCCACTTCTATAGCTTTTTTGAAGTATTCCTCTGCCCTGTATTTTCAAACCATATACAAAAATGTCAATAATACAACTACTTTTCACATGTTAATTGCTTTTCCTAACTATACAATTAAATTACGTTACATTTTTCAatcatataataaataaaataaaataaaatccttaGTACGACTATGAAAAGTAAAGTCAATAAAATTACGTGTGAGATATTTGTTATGTGTATGATACACGAGTACATCACGTGCAGAAAACGATACAAAACTGGCTCATGAATCAGTGGTACACTGGTACAGAGAAACTGCACCGTAAACTTATCTTTCAATATTAAATtcgacaaaaaaaatattttgtttttttttttttcttccatttttggtTAGATTTCCCATAAAATATAactataataaatcaaatatcatTCCAAAATTGGGAAGAATAATGAACTATAGAAATCTAAAAATCAATAGCTAGCTAATAGTGGTCCAAAGAAAGAAATTTGCGTGAGTTCGAACCTACGACATACGACATAATCTCAGATACGTGGGTTCGAATCCGTCACATGAGATAATCTCTGATAGTGGTTCAGAGACATCTCATATGCGCGGGTTCGAATTTGCAATATGAGACAATCTCAGACAATCTACGACATCTAACCTATTTATCTTTTAATATACGAAATTTGGCCATGTGAGTTTTGAAGAGGGTAAAAATATGAAAAGATTCTATGGAATATACGCACCTTTCAAATTCATGTGCAACGATGTAAAGAAACTGAGCATAGTTAGCAAGTAAAAGACCATTGTTTGGTTCTTGAGACAAAGCGGTTTGATAAACAAGTTCTGTTCTCAAATACTCAGCATAATCATCAGATTCAATCATAGCAGAAATCGGTGAAACGAATCGTTTCATTGCTTCTCGATCTAAATCCACTTCCATTCTAGAAGCTTCTTCCACCATATTTTCCCATAGTTTTGTttcctcttcttcatcttcttttcctAAAACCGACTCCGGTTCATTTTCCCCTGTTTTATAAACACCTCCATTTGAAATCCCGGTTCCGGTTTGATCAAACCGGCCATCCCCATCGAACCCACTCGCCACCGGTTTGAATTTCCCGCCTCCCTTCTCTGGCTGAGTTGCagaagaaggaacagaagaagaaagaagcaagattgaagagaaaagcttcagaagaagaagctaagcaagctaagaagcagaagatctTTTATGATCCTTACAAAGTAAATTTCAAAGAATTCCAACAGAAGCGCATCAGGGATTCTTTCCGTGCCTTAAGAGCTGCTAGTTCCTCTCAGAATCAGCCTCTATCTTCTGAACCTCACAATCCCCTCACCATCCCAAACAGTattcaaccacctccttctactcTTATCCTTAATCCCAACCACTAAATGTttgtcccccaacaccttctgatactCCATCTTCTTCTACCCTCACCACAGAATCTCCACATTCTTTAACCCTTTCTTTACCTgacagaaaatccaaaccctattgccttctgtaccctgactataaattcaccttcaatcctcctgaaccaccTATTGATATAAACCTTGAGCTGTTTAAGCTTAACTTCAAAAAGAGGATGGAAATCTTGAAAGCAGcatatgactccaagctggatcaaacTGCTACTAAGAAATTATGGAGACTATTTAGAAGGGACTTTTAGTTcgatgctatgaacatccagagaagatgtgttgctgaagcttctggatcttctggttactgcttggatcttgatgatggtaggtactataatccaatcagaaattggagatctcttaAGGAGAAGAAGTTCGttgatgagttggaagatgaaccatgtctgactatggttgtatggaagcctctGTATCTGGTTctaactggagattttcaatggctattcaactggctaagggtgaATCCTTCTAAGGAAGCACCAGATTTGGTCATTCCTGAAGTTGTttacccttcagaagttgctgctcccattcctccaaagaatctggctgagattcttcaagctctggagaatgaagattctgagatccctgatccagaatatgctgaagatgcttctgagtcagactcagattttgggatggaagatgctgagaatcatcctgctgaagaTGATATTCTCACTTTGGATGCTGCTGCTGGTAATGCTATCCCTCTGTATGATAGTCgtgcatcttcttctgctgaaccctccgctctggtgaacgctatcaaggctcttcaacagaatcaagatgttcttgCCTCTCGCCTGGATAAACATGATGAAACACATGAAGAGTTTAGGACTTTCATGAAGAAGCAAACTGAAAGCACTTCTGGGATTcacgacatgctggccaagatcatgtctaagctaggctagtcatagtcttttgagtcttagttgtctcttgttcttgcatctgtttttcttgcATTGTTTCTTGTATCTTCTAATACCTTCTTATGATCAATgaaatcttcttttctctcatattgtttgtttttcatctaaatcttttatgttttttgatgattatgacaaaaagggggagaaaatgtgataaatgatctgatttatattatcagttgctgggagtaagtctccacatttctaacagaatttgcaagttctatgtccttGAGTTTTTTGCAGGagtgaagacattctaaaaagctaaacatgagaagcaaagacatggggaaaagcaattctatatagaaacatgctcatgggatttgaagcaagcttagtgctgtgaagcttcaagatcagaagcaagaaggaagaatgttctgatattcttgtgatagaatatgctccaacacattcttatcccttatatgttctgatacattttttttgtgctctgatacatactatatgctctgatacatattttatgttctgattcattcatgctctaaattttgtcgtttagtttgttctgaaacatttcaggatgtagagatgctctgatgatgctctggtacattcaacaatgttctgatacaatctagcatgcaatgattcaagaagaaattcaaaggtcagaagctgtcctatggaagcaagaagcagaagctctgaatgttctgaagttctaagcatatgtgaccgtctcatctgaaatggaaaatactcagggaagtcttttatttataagtttcttccggtatttatttcagggggagattctttatctcagggggagattgttaatctcaggggagacatattcacacactatgtttatatgcttatgctataactgtgtaattgtctttagtcgtcTGAAATTCTGAtggcaaattcatatcatttatatatgtttttgtcatcattaaaaagggggagattgttagaacaagatttgttcagatcaatattcttagttttgatgataacaatgtatatgaattttgcttgagataatgtggtactctaatcctatgcaatttccatttcaggaattatacaaagagtatgcacaaaatcagcgcaagaagcactgactcagaaggttcaagtatgcaacatcagaacatgctctcgcaagacatcagaagatggtcaagcagaatcagaacatggtctagtgaagcatcagaagaacttgagaacagaagcagaagcactgaagttcttatggtatcacgctagaagcacttcaaggtcagaagacaagaagatgctctgcaccaagctgtttgactctgatgatattcaaacgttgtttatacaaacatcatatcagaagcaagtacaagatggcaggctacactgactgacaaaaggaacgttagaagctactaaaggcaacgtcagttaaagtaggaaaagcaaggctcgaggtagttgaaaaaagagtgaaacattaaatgcaatgttctacggatcacgcaacgcattaaatgctcccaacggtcatcttctcaaacgcctataaatagaagttctgatgagaagctgaatacaacactttgcgcaaacatacagaaacgctgtcaaattcaaaagctctcaaacttcatcttcaacctcacttcattactgttgtaatatcttagtgagattaagcttaaactttaagagaaatatcacagttgtgattatagcttttaagaagcattatataactcttgtaagaatttgtttacattcatttgtaaagaactagaggagatcaagttgtgatcggattctctagaaagtcttagagggtatctaagcattgtgttcctagagtgatcaggttgtgatcagaatactctagaagacttagagggtatctaagtggaaaaccattgtaatcttgtgtgattagtggattaaatcctcaggtgaggtaaatcactctaagggggtggactggagtagtttcgttaacaacgaaccaggataaaaatattgtgttcattgtttttatcttaagagttttttaaagtcacacttattcaaacccccccccctttctaagtgtttttctatccttcacaactcacctactctaggggctacgaAGCTAGGAAGGAAATTCACTATAATAGTATTAATTCAAAGCCTAAAGAGTCCCAGTTTACCTAGgaacctcctagatatgagaaacccctctcacttcccacaatcacctcagtgataaaaAGTCACAATCacaacaaatgtatcaaagaaccaaatagaagattacacttccaataaacaatacttgatcttgcttaaaagcccCAACCAAGAACAATAATCAACTAttatgcttaaaagcttcaagagtgagaacaatcagtctacctcaatgtatcagaagatacatgagtgacatacaaATAAAATCCACGAAAACCTTAAAAGACTCCCAAAACCTAAACCTTTATTTTACACCCACTCTTTCTTCTTGTGAATCCTTGCTATACTAGGTTTAACAATTCTCTTTTTATATACTCTTGTAGTATGGGATTGGACTCTTGACAAATCCAATCTTCTCTTTTTTAATCAGCTGCAAGATCTTCACACAAAATAGGAACAAATCCAATAAAATTAAATCCAAATTTCCTAAAAATAGGTCTCAAAGATCCTTTTTatgaaaccaaatcaaatatGCATTGTCTGTAAAATATCCATGAATGGTTGCGCCTATATGAGTACCAGAATATCATTTTTCAATGAAATCTTCAAGGACTAAAACCAGTATGTACTGTCAAGATATTCTGATGTAACATGTCACAAAATCAGGCAGAACATTTGTCAAAACATATGACACCAGAACCTGTCATGAAagttggtcaagatgttacaacatcttgctcaacatcagataagaaccatgttttagcaaaatttatGCCAACCATAAAACCATGGATCTAACACATAGTGTCACCATCATGCAAAGTAGCCTTAGTGCTCAAATCCGAAGAAGTGCCTGCCACTATTGCATCTACCCAATCATACGTTGATTCCCTTGAATGATGTTGAAGATTTAAAGTTCCAGTACCCCAGCATTGCTAGGCTCATAGCCTAGGGTCTGCATCCAAGTCTAACTAAAATCTCTAGCATGGTCCCTCATTTGCAAATTGGCTCGTACCTCCTCTTCCAACAAGATGGGAAAGACATGAGAGCCTCATCATTGTTTATTTTTCCATCGATATTTGATATAAGGGCGTCTAACGACCCGGAAGAAGAATAAGTTTCTTCCTCCAAGGAAATCTCAGACACCCCTTGTGTAAAATTCCGATTTTTAACAGCGGGAATGTATTTTTAAAAGGGACTATTTccataaataaatcaattaaaggTTTTCCTTGTACAAAATGGCaccctttattattattattattattattattattattattattattaaacactatgacaaattttgtatttaaatttgttttaagaacttagcctatgttttataaaagaaattagATAAAGCAGATTAGAACATAAAAACATACTATACATATAGATGACGAAGTGTCATAAGATATGAAGTGCTGATAGTGGTtagaatacaattcataatgacaaaaaaataaaagttcTCGGAAAATACTCGCGCATGAAAGCTACCCCAAGGAGAAAATTTCAGACCATGCCTAGTAAGTCACAGGAACCTGCCATCTAGTACTAAAATACGCCTACAATCCATGTACTATACCCCCTCACTAAGCTGGTCAAAACCTAATGACAACCACAATATGCACCCGCCACAGCTCCACACAACCCACTACAAGCGCTTGCTAGGGTGTGATCAGAGCCATCCTCATCATTTCTGCTCTCATAATCATGCTCTGAGGGATCATAAGTGTTGTCGTCCTATGCCTCATCTACGTCCAGATCCAATGACGACACAAGTTTCAGAGAAAAGTAAGTGAGCTCATTTATTGGAAAGATATCACGAGTGAACGCCGAGGGAAGTCCTAATAAATATCTAAGTCTTGGGGAGGTATGTATATATCACGAAATAAAGGCTCCCCTCCCACACctagtgtaacaccccgataattagatttaaatatttaattaattatttgatgttttgatgtgattatatgaATCACATTgatttatagatgatattatgTGACGTGTGATGTTTATGTGATGTGTGTGGAGGGTAGTTGAATTAAGATGTTAGTTAGAATAATAATGTAAAATAGTCTAATTAGCattgttattatttaattaaataaaataagatatagtGTGAGATAAGTTAGTAAGGGCAAATGATGAAGTTCATAATAAGGGTCCTAAGGCTAACTGGGTAAAAGAGAAAATAGGAGAATTATTCATTCAACGTAGAAGTTGGAGAAAAACGTGAAAGAAGAGAGAGCTAGGGCAAGaagaggagaaggagaagatcaaCCATAGGAATTCGAAAAGGAAACCAGTTTGGCTAATAATCTAAGGTAAAGGGGTTATCATGattattatgtttgatttaaggggttgataattgtatgttggggttttgtgttgttcttgatgaaattgatgatctaTGACGATAGTTTATTTGATTGTATGATTAACATGTTGTATGATGACGATGACTGTTGTATTGGTGATTAATAATATGATTTAGATTTAAATACACCAATTGTTGAGGATTTGAAGGTTTAGGGTTGATGGAGATTGATGGAAATATGATGGATAATTGTGTTTTTGTGATTGGAATGATTAATACATAATAGAACTAGGATCATAAACCTTAAATTGCAGGAAATTATCGATTAAAACATGTTTTTGGACAAAAGATTGGGTCTAATTTGATGCAAGTCGGGCAGGAATTTTCTGTAGAATCGCAGAgctcgcttagcgcgctttggAAAATAAAATGGGTCTGATTATTAAAGGTATCACGCTTAGCGCGGTACAGGGTGCGCTTAGCGTGGTAATATGGgacaaaaattattatttttgaaaaatgatgtcAGAACATGGAAgcctatattttattataatttacggGAATTTTCTGGAATTTACTATACACGTTTGGGCAGGTTTAGAAGGCATTTTGTATGTAACTTTGTTTTGTAAATTCTTGTGTTCCTATACTTGATTTTGATGAATGTTGTGTGTTGATTGACAACTTGATTAATTGATGATTGTGTCTTGAGTTGACCAAGTTGCTTATGATGTTGTATGTTTGAATGATGACACGACTTTAATGAATAcatgaatgatgatgccattttgaCTAGTCGTGGTCATTGATTTTGTGAACCTGAGCATCATGCATTTGTAGCATAATTGTAGGAAAAAATTCCAGTGATGTTGTAGGACCATTAGTCCAGTGACGGCCCTTAATCCCATTGTGCAGATTGAGTGCAATTTGTTGATGTTCTCCGGTTCCAAACAGGAatcgatcctatggtggggatctttggaaaACGATGACTGAGTCACCAGTGAAGTattagtaccacatgcatgagtctattTTCTTTTCATCGCATTATTGTGATATTGTGTGAATTATTGATGCTTGATTATTTGTGATGTGATTGATGATTTAAAGTAATGATGTGGTGATTAGGTGATGATGTGCAGGTGTGAGTAAGTATGAATACATGATTAGGTAATAATTTTAGGTAGTATAAAACAATCCATCAATTGATCAAAGATTAACATGtactataaattaaattaaaagatcCATTGTAAGAGTTATGTACAGTTATATAATTACAATTGTACAAATATCCCAAGATTATTCCCTCTCTTTCACTGATCTTCACCCCAACCTATCCAccccataaaaaaaaaatcaaaagattgaAAAAAGTTCGATATAAGCTACaaaattttttcatttttctttttctcttttctctaaaTATATTTCCCTCCAACTTTCATCTCATTTTAACTTAAACTTCTTGAGAATTATCAAGAGGAAAACACGTATCCTCTCCACCAGTATTCCATAGAAAATGAGCATAATTTGCAGCATAGTAAGTGTTACTAGGTTCAGCTGAAATAGCCTCCAAATATGTCTCCTCAGCAGCCCACAAATCGTTTTTCACTTTCCATAAAAACATTGCGTATTTGTTAAACGACTCAGCATCCGGTGGCTCCACTTCTATAGCTTTTTTGAAGTATTCCTCTGCCCTGTATTTTCAAACCATATACAAAAATGTCAATAATACAACTACTTTTCACATGTTAATTGCTTTTCCTAACTATACAATTAAATTACGTTACATTTTTCAatcatataataaataaaataaaatccttaGTACGACTATGAAAAGTAAAGTCAATAAAATTACGTGTGAGATATTTGTTATGTGTATGATACACGAGTACATCACGTGCAGAAAACGATACAAAACTGGCTCATGAATCAGTGGTACACTGGTACAGAGAAACTGCACCGTAAACTTATCTTTCAATATTAAATtcgacaaaaaaaatattttgttttttttctttcttccatTTTTGGTTAGATTTCCCATAAAATATAactataataaatcaaatatcatTCCAAAATTGGGAAGAATAATGAACTAAAGAGATCTAAAAATCAATAGCTAGCCGATGGTGGTCCAAAGAAAGAAATTTGCGTGAGTTTGAACCTACGACATAAGATAATCTCAGATACGTGGGTTCGAATCCGTGACATGAGATAATCTCTGCTAGTGGTTCAGAGACATCTCATATGCGCGGGTTCGAACTTGCAATATGAGACAATCTCAGACAATCTACGACATCTAACCTATTTATCTTTTAATATACGAAATTTGGCCATGTGAGTTTTGAAGAGGGTAAAAATATGAAAAGATTCTATGGAATATACGCACCTTTCAAATTCATGTGCAACGATGTAAAGAAACTGAGCATAGTTAGCAAGTAAAAGACCATTGTTTGGTTCTTGAGACAACGCGGTTTGATAAACAAGTTCTGTTCTCAAATACTCAGCATAGTCATCAGATTCAATCATAGCAGAAATCGGTGAAACGAATCGTTTCATTGCTTCTCGATCTAAATCCACTTCCATTCTAGAAGCTTCTTCCACCATATTTTCCCATAGTttagtttcttcttcttcatcttctttaccTAAAACCGACTCCGGTTCATTTTCCCCTGTTTTATAAACACCTCCATCTGAAATCCCGGTTCCGGTTTGATCAAACCGGCCATCCCCATCGAACCCACTCGCCACCGGTTTGAATTTCCCGCCTCGGCCGCTTCCTCCGTCGACTGAAGCCGTGTTATTACCATTCGAAACAGAGAAAGATTTAATCACAGACGAATCGAATTTCTGAAACTCACTATCCCGAAACTCGACGATAGACTCCGTCTCAGCCGGCGGAGCAACGGCGGCGAAGGCGGTGTTGCTCGACATTGAATGAACAGTAAAATTCGCCAAGAGAATCATAACATAAACCATTAAAGTTGGTGTATGAGAGAAAACTTGCTGAAATAGCCACACAAACGAAGCTTGCATTTCCCTTTGTACCCTTTCGAGAATCCCTTGTAAATCTTCGTAGAACAGAGCCTCTCTCATTTGAAGAGTGAAACATTGAAGCTCTCTGATAATAAAAACCATGGAAGAGAAAGCTTTCTTCACCGAACAACGCGCAGATTCACCAACTTCTCTGAACTCTTCTTTCAATCTCAGCTTCTTCTTTATAATCCGCAACGAAAACGGAAGCTCCACGCTGTTCGCTTTCCGTTCAATTATCGCCGGCATAATTTCCTCACCGCCATGGCTTCGGTTCCACGGCGGTTCAAACTCCGCGGCAAAGTTAACCACCGAAGAACCAGaaccagaagaagaagctaaACTTGCTTTTAAACTCTCTTCGAACCCTTCCAAATCCATAATCGCATTGTTTTCACTTGAAATCTGGAATCGGAATGCTAAATCTTCGATTTTCTTCGCGAATTCTTCGTCGGAGAATGAATCTAAGCTTGCACTGAAAGCCCTTCTAATAGTACTTCTTCTTCGTGTGGTTGAAACTCGGTATTCATCGAAAGATCGAGACCGGTGAAGAACAAATTTTCTAGATCGAAACAAAGCTGAACATGAACATGGAAGGAATTTGTTTCGTGGTTTGGATGAAAGATTGGACGAAGGAGATGAAATTGCTGAAGCTAAAGTTTGAGATGAAGATGGAGAATGAGATAGAACATTATGCGACAAGTGCAAAACCTTAAGTCCCATAATGTTTcaattaagaaaaaaaacaaagaaacaacaagatgaagaaagagaagaatcagaatctgagtTTTCCAAAAGATGAAACTTTTAAAAACTTGAGAATAAAACCACGAAAGTCCTCTTTTTAacctgaaaaaaatttaaaaaaatatattaaaaaaaagaaaaattaataattCATCTCAAAAAGGCATAGAGAAAATCAAAAGAGTGTGAAAATGATTACAATTACCATAAAAATCGGATCCAATAACACGAAACTCAAGAATAACAAGATCCAAGAGAATTATAAGTAAAGTGTAACAAACTTACTTAgacggtggtggtggtggtggtggaagagTAGTGACGTGTTAGTTCACGGCGGAGAAAATTCTCCGATGCGGTGGTTGACGACGGAGGAGAAGTGCAAAGCAATGCAGCTTCAGTCATACCGAAAAGGGGTTTAGCACAGGGGTGTGATGTATATATAGACAAAGaagaaaattggagaaaaaaatcTCAAATTATGACCGGCTGCGTCGGTAACAATGTTCCCACTTGTTTTTCATGGACCGCCTTAGTGTTTTACAGCTGCAGCAGGTTACCGGTCAATTTTGGGACCTACTATTTGCAATTTGCAAATTTGCGATAGTTAATGCTCTCCACTATTGATATTTTTTATagggtttaattaattaataattaattttaaaattaaggtTACGACTTAGGGAagactttttatttaaaaatctgaaaaaaagtggtggtcttttttttaaatttataattatggcTTTCCGAGTTTGGAACCAtttaggttaataaaatattgttgTTAACGGTGTAAATCGTGAGATATATTCTTGTTAACGTGtggaatattttaaaaataaagtaataaaaatttTCTAAGAGATAATATACTGAATAATAATTAACTTGGaaaggaaatttaaaaaaaaatatattaaaatagaaatatttaaAGTTTGAATAAAAAATAGGTGTAAATAGTAATTTATGAACATGGCTAAAATGTAGGGAAAGTTCAAGGGAATATTGTGAAGAGATTCGTGTTGGCTTCGTTGAACTGTTGTTTTGAAATTTTAACGCGTGCAGCTATTTTAGTTTAACATTTGTTGTTTGGTGATGTTTTTAGGAGTATCTACTTGTGTTTTGTagtttgattttagggttatagCCCCTTTATTTATCAAAAGGAAAATTTATTTGCTAGGGAAAATTTACAATGGCATTGTTACATTAAtgaaattctatttttttttatgaaaagtgAAATTAAATTAAGGGGAATATTTACATAAAATTTCTTAAGTCTGGTTTgtactatttttcaataaaaatatgatcaaatatataattttcttacatatgcaatttttttttatttttactccTTAAATGATGTTAaaatacacttgtcatatttttattgacaaatagcataaatcacatCTAAAGAATTGGAGATAAATTTTCTCCTTAAATTAAAAGCTATATTTCTATATGTTTTTGGTAaggattttttttatgttattttggtATGGGAAGATATGATTTTATACTTCATCTTTGAGAGATATTTTTGTTATAGAAAAGGTAATGAAATCTAAATTGAacattttgataaatttttggGTTAATAGGTATTTTGCCTCATATCATATAGGCGAATTTTGAAAAATCtccttataaaaaaaaactcCCTTTTACCCCTCATAATACCCAATCATCAAAATATGTAACACGTTGAACCTTGGACATTAGGCTTACAGAAGGCGCCCCTATCACTGGGCTGCGTGCTTCATATGT comes from Vicia villosa cultivar HV-30 ecotype Madison, WI unplaced genomic scaffold, Vvil1.0 ctg.001083F_1_1, whole genome shotgun sequence and encodes:
- the LOC131633164 gene encoding uncharacterized protein LOC131633164, producing MEYQKVLGDKHLVVGIKDKSRRRWLNTVWDGEGIPEKGGGKFKPVASGFDGDGRFDQTGTGISNGGVYKTGENEPESVLGKEDEEEETKLWENMVEEASRMEVDLDREAMKRFVSPISAMIESDDYAEYLRTELVYQTALSQEPNNGLLLANYAQFLYIVAHEFERAEEYFKKAIEVEPPDAESFNKYAMFLWKVKNDLWAAEETYLEAISAEPSNTYYAANYAHFLWNTGGEDTCFPLDNSQEV
- the LOC131633183 gene encoding uncharacterized protein LOC131633183; its protein translation is MGLKVLHLSHNVLSHSPSSSQTLASAISSPSSNLSSKPRNKFLPCSCSALFRSRKFVLHRSRSFDEYRVSTTRRRSTIRRAFSASLDSFSDEEFAKKIEDLAFRFQISSENNAIMDLEGFEESLKASLASSSGSGSSVVNFAAEFEPPWNRSHGGEEIMPAIIERKANSVELPFSLRIIKKKLRLKEEFREVGESARCSVKKAFSSMVFIIRELQCFTLQMREALFYEDLQGILERVQREMQASFVWLFQQVFSHTPTLMVYVMILLANFTVHSMSSNTAFAAVAPPAETESIVEFRDSEFQKFDSSVIKSFSVSNGNNTASVDGGSGRGGKFKPVASGFDGDGRFDQTGTGISDGGVYKTGENEPESVLGKEDEEEETKLWENMVEEASRMEVDLDREAMKRFVSPISAMIESDDYAEYLRTELVYQTALSQEPNNGLLLANYAQFLYIVAHEFERAEEYFKKAIEVEPPDAESFNKYAMFLWKVKNDLWAAEETYLEAISAEPSNTYYAANYAHFLWNTGGEDTCFPLDNSQEV